Proteins encoded in a region of the Triticum dicoccoides isolate Atlit2015 ecotype Zavitan chromosome 3A, WEW_v2.0, whole genome shotgun sequence genome:
- the LOC119273413 gene encoding potassium transporter 19-like, whose protein sequence is MSVQAEGAAGAETRVPRDSLYGDAEKVSDDKHHGSGDSCWQTLQLAFQSIGVVYGDVGTSPLYVYSSTFPDGIRHPDDLLGVLSLIIYTLVLLPMLKYIFIVLYANDNGDGGTFALYSLISRYAKIRMIPNQQAEDASVSNYSIKEPNSQMRRAQWVKQRLESSKAAKIALFTITILGTSMVMGDGTLTPAISVLSAVSGIREKAPNLTQSEVVWISVAILFLLFSVQRFGTDKVGYSFAPIISVWFIFIAGIGVYNLAAHDVTVLRAFNPKYIVDYFRRNGKEAWVSLGGVVLCITGTEAMFADLGHFNIRAIQLSFTFILFPSVALCYMGQASYLRKFPQDVGDTFYKSIPAAMFWPTFIVAIMAAIIASQAMLSGAFAILSKALSLGCFPRVRVVHTSKKYSGQVYIPEVNFLIGAASIVVTLAFQTTTNIGNAYGICVVTVFSITTHLMTVVMLLIWKKNIAFVVAFYVIFGLAEFLYLSSILSKFVEGGYLPFCFSLVLMALMATWHYVYVKRYWYELDRVVPAAELTALLARRNVRRVPGVGLLYSELVQGIPPVFPCLVDKIPSVHEVFVFMSIKNLPIPRVAPPERFIFRRVGPAEHRMFRCVARYGYTDHIEGTKEFSAFLIEGLKLFIHDEAAFSCQHTDNNNNNNNNNNNNDDDNDARRVAQVAVAEEEKRFIDAEVERGVVYLMGEAEVAAAPGSSALKRVVVNYVYTFLRKNLSESHKALSIPKDQLLKVGITYEI, encoded by the exons ATGTCGGTCCAAGCTGAGGGCGCGGCGGGTGCGGAAACGAGGGTGCCCCGTGACTCGCTCTACGGGGACGCCGAGAAGGTTTCCGACGACAAGCACCATGGCTCCGGG GATAGCTGTTGGCAGACGTTGCAGCTGGCGTTCCAGAGCATCGGCGTGGTGTACGGCGACGTGGGGACGTCGCCGCTGTACGTGTACTCGAGCACCTTCCCGGACGGCATCCGGCACCCGGACGACCTCCTCGGCGTCCTTTCACTCATCATCTACACCCTCGTCCTCCTGCCCATGCTCAAGTATATCTTCATCGTCCTCTACGCCAACGACAACGGCGACG GAGGCACGTTCGCGCTCTACTCGTTGATCTCGAGGTACGCCAAGATACGAATGATCCCGAACCAGCAGGCCGAGGACGCGTCCGTGTCCAACTACAGCATCAAGGAGCCCAACTCGCAGATGCGGAGGGCGCAGTGGGTGAAGCAGAGGCTTGAGTCCAGCAAGGCCGCCAAGATCGcgctcttcaccatcaccatcctcGGCACCTCCATGGTCATGGGCGACGGCACCCTCACGCCCGCAATCTCCG TGCTCTCTGCGGTGAGCGGGATCAGGGAGAAAGCACCCAACTTAACCCAAT CGGAAGTGGTGTGGATCTCGGTGGCCATCCTCTTCCTGCTCTTCTCGGTGCAACGCTTCGGGACGGACAAGGTCGGGTACTCCTTCGCGCCCATCATCTCGGTGTGGTTCATCTTCATCGCCGGCATCGGGGTGTACAACCTCGCCGCCCACGACGTGACCGTCCTCAGGGCCTTCAACCCCAAGTACATAGTAGACTACTTCAGGAGAAACGGCAAGGAGGCGTGGGTCTCGCTCGGGGGCGTCGTCCTCTGCATCACAGGCACAGAGGCCATGTTTGCTGACCTTGGCCATTTCAACATAAGGGCCATTCAG CTGAGCTTCACCTTCATCCTCTTCCCCTCCGTCGCGCTGTGCTACATGGGTCAGGCATCCTACCTGCGCAAATTCCCGCAAGACGTCGGCGACACCTTCTACAAATCTATCCCAG CGGCGATGTTTTGGCCGACGTTCATCGTGGCAATCATGGCGGCCATCATCGCCAGCCAGGCCATGCTGTCTGGCGCGTTTGCCATCCTGTCCAAGGCGCTCTCGCTGGGCTGCTTCCCGAGGGTGAGGGTGGTGCACACCTCCAAGAAGTACTCGGGGCAGGTGTACATCCCGGAGGTGAACTTCCTCATCGGTGCCGCCAGCATCGTCGTCACCCTCGCCTTCCAGACCACCACCAACATCGGGAACGCCTACGGGATATGCGTCGTGACTGTCTTCTCCATCACGACACACCTCATGACGGTGGTGATGCTGCTCATATGGAAGAAGAACATCGCCTTCGTCGTGGCCTTCTACGTCATCTTCGGGCTCGCCGAGTTCCTCTACCTGTCGTCCATCCTCTCCAAGTTCGTCGAGGGAGGGTACCTTCCGTTCTGCTTCTCCTTGGTGCTCATGGCGCTCATGGCCACCTGGCACTACGTCTATGTCAAACGCTACTGGTACGAGCTCGACCGTGTGGTGCCGGCGGCCGAGCTCACGGCGCTCCTGGCCCGCCGCAACGTGCGGAGGGTGCCTGGCGTGGGCCTGCTCTACTCGGAGCTCGTCCAGGGCATCCCTCCCGTGTTCCCATGCCTGGTTGACAAGATCCCATCGGTGCACGAGGTCTTCGTCTTCATGTCCATCAAGAACCTCCCCATCCCGCGGGTGGCGCCGCCCGAGCGCTTCATCTTCCGCAGGGTCGGCCCTGCCGAGCACCGCATGTTCCGTTGCGTGGCGCGGTATGGTTACACCGACCATATTGAGGGCACCAAGGAGTTCTCGGCGTTCCTCATCGAGGGCCTCAAGCTGTTCATCCACGATGAGGCGGCCTTCTCCTGCCAGCAcaccgacaacaacaacaacaacaacaacaacaacaacaacaacgacgacgacaacgatgctCGGCGGGTAGCGCAGGTGGCGGttgcggaggaggagaagaggTTCATTGATGCAGAGGTGGAGCGTGGGGTGGTGTACCTGATGGGCGAGgcagaggtggcggcggcgccGGGGTCGTCGGCGTTGAAGAGGGTTGTGGTCAACTACGTGTACACCTTCTTGAGGAAGAACCTCAGCGAGAGCCACAAAGCACTCTCCATTCCCAAGGACCAGCTGCTCAAGGTCGGGATCACCTATGAGATATAG